In Deltaproteobacteria bacterium, the following are encoded in one genomic region:
- a CDS encoding protein kinase, producing the protein MEASAPNTRRVGRYQLLERIPGGGMTEVYRARVAGASGPERPLVLKILPAKATGSSEGEARFVEEAKIALALTHGNIVATFEAGRDEEGQLFLVMEYVHGCSLRGLLAKQGPLPLDPVLFVARETARALRYTHHYVEPGGEPTPHAHLDVSPENVLLSHTGQVKLTDFGIARAVGAGRTTRVAYGKAAYVAPEILRGAEGGPPADLYGLGCVIYEMLTGRPPRQGESLEATLELVRSDHPIEPLEALGFDANLSQEVMTLLAADPEQRGADAGVVEVALTSLLARRAHPYTEPELAALLRECGVISPVRTDSAAARLAAQLTEAGAELSGAERTAELLALGTVPLEPEPSPAAAEVEPASGSRAPVEEPAGTAGSRRRLVGGLAVVGAVVLGLVAWNGIEGEPVETVEPPETVTGTASGAGEPVADPVERGEKTGTGTLTETGSGEGAPVKEPVGPRERPGAKGKVKEAVEALGKTATETGTGTAVETGAEAEAEAEAEAEAEAEAEAEAEAEAVALPVPEKAWVPINAYPYAEVWTEDGKKLGDTPLRKVELSAGKQRLRLVNRELSLERWLELDLVPGENPAVGVRLDR; encoded by the coding sequence TGGAAGCCTCTGCCCCAAACACCCGCCGCGTCGGCCGCTATCAGCTATTGGAGCGCATCCCCGGCGGCGGGATGACCGAGGTCTATCGGGCCCGGGTCGCCGGCGCCTCGGGGCCCGAGCGGCCCCTGGTGCTCAAGATCCTCCCGGCGAAGGCCACCGGCAGCTCCGAGGGTGAGGCCCGCTTCGTCGAGGAGGCGAAGATCGCGCTGGCCCTGACCCACGGGAACATCGTCGCCACCTTCGAGGCCGGAAGGGACGAGGAGGGCCAGCTCTTCCTGGTCATGGAGTACGTCCACGGCTGCTCCCTGCGGGGCCTGCTGGCGAAGCAGGGGCCGCTGCCCCTCGATCCCGTCCTCTTCGTCGCCCGTGAGACGGCCCGGGCCCTGCGCTACACCCACCACTACGTCGAGCCCGGCGGGGAGCCCACGCCCCACGCCCACCTCGACGTGAGCCCCGAGAACGTCCTGCTCTCCCACACCGGACAGGTGAAGCTCACCGACTTCGGCATCGCCCGGGCGGTGGGCGCCGGCCGGACCACGCGGGTCGCCTACGGCAAGGCCGCGTACGTGGCGCCCGAGATCCTCCGGGGCGCCGAGGGAGGCCCCCCCGCGGATCTCTACGGCCTGGGCTGCGTGATCTACGAGATGCTCACCGGCCGCCCCCCGCGCCAGGGGGAGAGCCTGGAGGCGACCCTGGAGCTGGTGCGCTCGGATCACCCCATCGAGCCGCTGGAGGCCCTGGGCTTCGACGCCAACTTGAGCCAGGAGGTGATGACCCTCCTCGCCGCCGACCCCGAGCAGCGCGGCGCCGACGCGGGGGTGGTGGAGGTCGCGCTCACCAGCCTGCTCGCCCGCCGGGCCCACCCCTACACCGAGCCGGAGCTCGCGGCCCTGCTGCGGGAGTGCGGGGTGATCTCGCCGGTGCGCACGGACTCGGCGGCCGCGCGGCTCGCGGCGCAGCTCACCGAGGCCGGGGCGGAGCTCTCGGGGGCCGAGCGGACGGCGGAGCTGCTGGCCCTGGGGACGGTGCCGCTGGAACCCGAGCCCTCGCCCGCCGCGGCCGAGGTCGAGCCGGCCTCCGGGTCACGCGCCCCGGTCGAGGAGCCCGCGGGCACCGCGGGTTCCCGTCGCCGCCTGGTCGGCGGGCTCGCGGTGGTGGGGGCGGTGGTGTTGGGGTTGGTGGCCTGGAACGGGATCGAGGGGGAGCCGGTGGAGACCGTGGAGCCGCCGGAGACGGTGACCGGAACGGCGAGCGGGGCGGGGGAGCCGGTCGCGGATCCGGTCGAGCGCGGGGAGAAGACGGGCACGGGGACGTTGACGGAGACGGGCTCGGGAGAGGGCGCGCCGGTGAAGGAGCCGGTCGGGCCCCGAGAGAGGCCCGGAGCGAAGGGGAAGGTGAAGGAGGCCGTCGAGGCCCTGGGGAAGACGGCGACGGAGACGGGGACGGGGACGGCCGTCGAGACGGGGGCTGAGGCGGAGGCTGAGGCTGAGGCGGAGGCTGAGGCTGAAGCGGAGGCTGAGGCTGAAGCGGAGGCTGAGGCTGTGGCGCTCCCGGTGCCGGAGAAGGCGTGGGTGCCGATCAACGCGTATCCCTATGCCGAGGTCTGGACCGAGGATGGAAAGAAGCTCGGCGACACGCCCCTCCGGAAGGTCGAGCTGTCGGCGGGGAAGCAGCGGCTGCGGCTGGTGAACCGGGAGCTCTCCCTGGAGAGGTGGCTCGAGCTCGACCTCGTCCCCGGTGAGAACCCGGCCGTCGGGGTGCGCCTCGATCGCTGA
- a CDS encoding NifB/NifX family molybdenum-iron cluster-binding protein: MRIAITSNQGTLVTGHAGRCRSFLLFEAEGDAVEALPTLELAADDTLHERGEGATRLLESVDVLITGGMGSGLIRRCERAGVRAVITDLQDPTEALRRYLAGELPAAVAGGAGEGCDCSH; encoded by the coding sequence ATGCGCATCGCCATCACCAGCAATCAGGGGACCCTCGTCACCGGACACGCCGGCCGCTGCCGGAGCTTCCTCCTCTTCGAGGCCGAGGGCGACGCGGTGGAAGCGCTGCCGACGCTCGAGCTGGCGGCCGACGACACCCTCCACGAGCGCGGAGAGGGCGCCACGAGGCTGCTCGAGAGCGTCGACGTGCTCATCACCGGCGGCATGGGCTCCGGCCTGATCCGGCGCTGCGAGCGCGCGGGCGTGCGGGCGGTGATCACCGATCTGCAGGATCCCACCGAGGCCCTGCGCCGCTACCTGGCCGGAGAGCTACCCGCCGCGGTGGCCGGCGGCGCCGGCGAGGGCTGCGACTGCAGCCACTAG